One Pectobacterium cacticida genomic window, TGTTACAATACGCAAATATTGCTCGGGCCACAGGGCATGATTGGGCGTTATCGCCAGATACACCTTTCTGAAACTGACCAGCGATGGGCAACAGCAGGTGATGAGTGGGCGACGTTCGATACGCCAATGGGACGTATTGGCTTACTTCTGGGCAATGATCTTTTGCTGCCGGAAACGGGGCGTATTCTGGCTCTGGAGGGGTGCGATATTCTTGCCTGTTCCGCCGCTCTGTCTGGGGGCTTCACCGGTTCACATCCAGGTAGTAAGGTCAAACAACAATACCCGATCCCGATGGGAGCCGATCCCTTGCATTGGCACTTTGCACGCACCCGCGCCGGGGAAAATAACCTCTATTTAGCATTCTCCAATGCAGTAAACGGCGACAGCGGTGGTTTTAGTGGAATCTTCGGCCCTGAAACCTTTCGTTTTCCACGAGATGAGCGGATATTATGGCAGGAACAAGACATCGCCACCCACGTAGTTGATACCCGATCGACCGCCAATAGCGATTACCCAACCAACGTGGTCCGCAGAAAAGATTTGGTCGCCATGCGCCTGCCGCATCACTATACCCCATTGATCGTTGAGTAGGTTTGACCGACAGGGCGCTGGTCGGATAATACGGCGAGAGCCCTTCCATATATGACATACCCTAATGCCTTCACCATTACACCATCATGACGCGCAGAAATGCTAATGAGGGTTCGTGCTCAATAAGCGTTAGGCGTTGATAAAGCGCATTGGCGTCAACCAGGTCGGCACAGCAATCGGCAAACTTCCGCCGCCGCTCGGCTGCGCTAAAAGGCTCGCTGATATCCCCTTTGGCATGTAAGCGCCGAGCGCTCAGTTTTCGACCGTCTTGTAGCGTTATCGTCACGATATGCGGTAGGTTTTCCCCTTTTTCTTCCTCGGATTCACTCCAGCTTGCCATACTGACCCGTGATAGCTTGTCTGCCACGGCCTGTCTGGCAACGTGTTCTGGCGTAAAATCCGCGACGCTCAGGGTTCCTTTATCCAACAATACGGAGACACAGTAAGGCAGCGAAAAACGCGCCTGCATTTCATTTTGCGGTAGCGGATAGGCCAGATTACGGCGGTTGGCGATCCCCACTTTAGCCTCGACCTCGACCACATCATCGGCGCTGAACGCATGCAGCTCCTGTAAATCACTAATGGCATCCAAAATGCGGTGCGTCGATCCACAGCAGGGATATTTCTTGGGCAACACGCCGACGGTTTCAATCACATGCGGTGATGGAGTTAACCACAATTCGGTTGTTTCAGGCTGGAAGCGTTTACCGGCAAATAACTGATAAAAACCCTGCTCGCCTTCAATGATATCCAAACGGCCAGACATGCCAGTAGCGGCAAGTTCTACCGCATCCACCGCGTTGCGCGCCGCCATTCCGGCGTGGAACGGTTTTAACGGCGTGCCGAACTGACCTTTTACTCCGCTGGCCAGGCTAACCGCGATGCTCAATGTCCGGGCGATGCCCTGTTCATCCAGCCCTTTAAGCCACGCGACGCCAGCGGCGGTGCCGATACAGCCGACGGTAGATGTGCCGTGCCACCCCGCCGTGTAATGTGACGAACTCACTACCGAACCGACGAATGCCTGAGCCTGTAGCCCAATCAGATAGGCTTCGATAAGGTCGGCGCCGCTGCGTTTTTCCGCCAGCGCCATTGCCAACAACGCCGGAACCAGCACGGCCGACGCATGGCTCATGCCAGGGCCAAAGTTATCGTCATAATCGATAGCATGGGCCGCCGTACCGTTAATGAGTGCGCACACGGCGGGCGGCACCGGCTGGTAAGTCGCCCACGCTCGCTGCACCGCACGGCTGGAGACATTATCACGCCCGGCATACAGGCAGGCTAATGTATCAATGATAGCGTCACATGCCAGTTGTCTGGCTGCCTGGCTGAACGGCGTTTTACTCATACACCAGGCGGCAATAGTTTCAATGACCGTCATCGTCATCTCCCCGAAAAGGTTTATATAGCGGTTATCGCTGGCACGCTGCGAGCGCAAATCGCATTGCCAGAACGGCTTTTTGCTGTTTTATGCCTCGCTGGCGGCGAGAAAATGGCGGGTATACTCTTCGCGCACCTCACCCCGCCGCAGGGCCTCCGCACTGAGTTCCTCCAGCAGGCGCCCCTGATACATCATCGCCACGCGCTGGCACAGGTGGGTTACTACGGCCAGATCATGCGTCACCATCAGGTAGGTCAATTTTCGGCGCTGGCGCATGCCGGCGAGCAGGTTGAGGATTTCAGCCTGTACCGATACATCCAGCGCGGACGTCGGCTCGTCCAATAGCAATACGGACGGTTCCGTAATTAGCGCTCTGGCAATCGCCACGCGCTGACGCTGACCGCCGGATAGCTGATGGGGATAACGATAGCGAAAAGCATCCGATAAACCGACCGCGCTCAACGCGTCGCTGATCCTCTCCTCATGGCGATCCAGTTTGTGCAATTGCAGCGGTTCACGTAGCGTGCTGTATACCATTTTGCGCGGGTGGAGCGAGGCATAGGGGTCCTGAAATACCATTTGAACCTGGCGGTAAAATGGTTTGTCGCGTATCGGATGTTGTTCACGATTATTAAACAGAATAGCGCCCTGGTAATCGCTGTTCAGTCCAGCGAGGGCGCGAAGAATGGTGGACTTTCCGCAACCGGATTCACCAATCAGTCCGTAACTTTCGCCTTCCGTCAGTATGAAACTGACATCGCTGACAACCTGACGTCGGTTTATTCCCTCACCAAAAGCGATGTTGAGATCTACAACTTCCACACTGCGTTGTGATGCAGGCACGTTCATAAGATCTCTCCATTGCGGTAGCTGGGGCCGGTCAGCCAGTCGGGATCGCGCGTTGGCACACTTAACGTTTCCACCGGATTATGTAACTGTGGCTGACTGGCTAATAGCGCCTGGGTGTAGGGATGGCGGGCCTGGTGCAGACGACTTGCAAGGATCTCTTCCACCACACGCCCGGCATACATCACCAGCACGCGATCGCAGAAACGCGACACCAGATTCAAATCGTGGGTTATAAAGAGTAACCCGGTATTCCGGCGTGCCAGTTGTTCATCAAGGATCGACAGCACCTGCTGACGCACGGTGACATCTAACGCGGAGGTTGGCTCATCGGCAATAATTAGGTCGGGTTCGGGGATCAGCATCATGGCAATCATGACGCGCTGCCCCATTCCGCCGGAAATTTCGTGTGGATAGCGTTCAAATACATATTCGCAGTCGCGAATATGTACCGATGCCAACATCGCCAGCGCTTTTTCTCGGGCGATTTTATAACTCACGCGCGTATGCAGGCGATAGGCTTCGGTGATCTGGTTACCGATGCGCATCAAGGGATTCAATGAAAATTTGGGATCCTGCAAAATCATTGAAATACGATTCCCCCGGATCGTGCGCATCTGCTTTTCGCTAGCATTCAGTAAATCTATCTCGCCAAAACGGATCGCTTTTGCCGTGATGCGGCCAAGTTTCGGCGTGAGTTTCAGCAGAGCGCGGCACGTTTGAGATTTACCTGAGCCAGACTCGCCGACAATGGCGACTTTTTCGCGCCCAACCTGAAAGGACACGTCACGTACCGCGTGGTTATCCTGTTGGCTGCCACTAAACACCAGATTCAGATTCTGTACATCAAGCAGGATGTCATTCATGGCGCAGATCCATTACGTCACGCAGACCGTCACCGAGTAGGTTAAAGGCCAGGCTGGTGAAAAGGATGGCTAACCCCGGAATAGTGGCGATCCAGCCGTTATTGAGCATAAACTCGCGCCCTGATGCCAACATCGCGCCCCATTCCGGGCTAGGCGCCTGTGCGCCTAACCCAAGGAAACCGAGACCCGCCGCAGTGAGAATGATCGCCGCCATGTTCAGCGTGACGCGTACCACTACTGACGGTAAGCACATAGGGATGATATGAAACAAAATGATGTGCCAGGATGATGCCCCCTGTAAGCGCACCGCCGCGATGTAATCCATCTTGCGAATCGATAGCGTTTCCGCCCGCGCCAGACGGGCGATCGGCGGCCATGATGACAGGGAAATCGCGATAATCGCATTCTCGATACCGGGACCTAGCGCGGCGACAAACGCCAGCGCCAGGATCAGGCTAGGGAAAGCTAAAAAGATATCGACGAGTCGCATCAAGAGGGTATCAACCCAGCCGCCGAGGTAACCTGCCGTTGTTCCGACCACCAAACCGAGTGGCGTAATAATGATGGCGGTCAGCCCGGCGATATACAGCGTGATCCGTGCACCGTATAACAATCGGCTGTAAACGTCGCGCCCCAGTTCATCCGTGCCTAGCCAATTTTCCCCGCTAGGAGGTTGCAGGCGATTGGCGAGATCTTGTGAATAGATATCGTGGCTAGCTAACCAAGGGGCGAACAGCGCGACAAAGGCGATCGCCAGCAGGATAAGCAGGCCAAATAACGCCGAGTGGTTAGCGCAAAAGCGATGCCACTGCATCCATATTTGTTGCATCCGAGCTTGATAAGGCGTGGTTGGCACTGGCGCATTCAGCCAACGGCGTAGTGACGAAGGCACACGACCGGTATGGGGTTTATTAGTCAAGTCGGTCATTGGTCCTCCTGACGAGTACGTGGATCAAAGAGGCGGTAAAGCAAATCGCAAATCAGGTTAAGCGCAATAAATATTGCGCCAGTGAGTAGGGCGCAACCCACGACCGCATTCATATCGCCAGCCAGCAGTGCATTGGTGAGATAGCGGCCAAAGCCAGGCCAGGCGAAGACGGTTTCGGTCAGCACCGCGCCTTCCAGCAACCAGGCCCAGGAAAGCGCAACCACCGTCAGAGTGGGAACGGCGATATTGCGCAATGCATGAATCCAGACGCAGCGCGCCCAGGAAAGCCCCTTTACCCGGGCGGTAATCATGTATTCCTGAGAGAGTTGTTCGATCATAAAGCTGCGGGTCATACGGCTGATATAGGCCAGCGAACTGAGTCCCAAAATCGACGCGGGAAGAACGATATGGCTGAAAACATTGCGGAACATCGGCCAGTTATTGGCCAGCGCGCTGTCGATCAGCCAAAAGCCGGTAACGGGTTGCAGATCGAATTCGTAGATGAAATCAATACGACCCGGCCCGCCAATCCAGCCCAGAGACGCGTAAAACAACAGCAACCCCATTAAGCCCAGCCAGAAATGCGGGGTTGAATAACTTAGCAGGCCAATAAAACGGATCAGGTGATCAAACCAGGAATTGCGATACATGGCTGATAACACCCCGGCGGGGATCCCTAATCCGGTGCCGACAATCGCCGCCAGAGTCGCCAGTTCCAGCGTAGCAGGAAAAACGCGCGCAATATCCTGAGCGACCGGATGGCTTGTCGTCAGCGCAATACCAAAATCTAGATGCGCCAACTGCCAGAGGTAATCGATAAACTGTTTCCACAGCGGTTGGTCCAGCCCTAGCTGGCGGTACATGGTGTCGTAAGCTTCCTGACTGGCATTATCGCCAATTACCGCGACTACCGGATCGATCGGTAACAGGCGGCCAATGAAGAAGGTCAACGCTGCCAGCCCTAACAGCGTACAAAAAAGGGATATCATTCCTTTTATCAGCCGCATCAGGCGGTGATAACGTTGCGCCCACACCAGGGTTATCGGGTGTGGTGAGAACACCTGCGACATAGACGCGCCCTCCGATTATTTGCTTGCGGCACCGTACCAGACGCGGAAACCATTCCAGGTCCAGTTCTTAATCGCCGGATTGATCCCCGCGGTGTTATACATCTGGAACATAATGGCCATCGGCCCTTGATTCATGACATCGCGCTGGAGCGCCGCGTACTTTTCTATCCGCTGAGTTTCATCGGGTTCCAGCAGTGCGGCTTCTACTTTCTGATTCAGCTCTGCGCTGTAAAACGCGGCTCGCCAGCTCGGATACTGCGTGGCTCTGGCTTCTTTACGGTTATCAGGATTAAATACCAGACGCGATGCGTTGCCATGCGCATCTGGCACCGAGGTCTGCCATGCCATCATGGCGCTTGAGAATTCTCGCCCACGGGCGCGACTGAACAGTTGTGCATTCGCCATACGTTCAAGCTTCAGCGTGACGCCAATTTTAGCGGCATTTTGCTGGATACTCTGAGCAATGGGCGCCGAATGAGGCAGGGTGCCGAAAATAACGCTAGAGGTAAATCCATCAGGATAACCGGCCTCGCTCAGCAGTTGTTTGGCTTTATCTAAGTCCAGTTTAAATGGCTGACCCTGCCGTTCATCCAGCGCGCCAAATGCGCCAATTTGGGCAAAGCTGGCGCGGGGGACACCGAGATAGGGCATTACATTTTTCGCCAGACCGTCATAGTCGATCAGATAACGCATCGCCAGACGAACCTTTTCATTTTTGAAAATGGGGTCTTCGTTATTAAACGTCCAGAAAAAGAGTTGTGGCTTCAGCACTTTCTCAACGTTGACCTTGCCGCTTTCGTCGAGCGTTTTCAGATCGTCGGCAGAAAGATCGCGCGCCACATCCACATCGCCTTGTGTGAGTAGCAGGCGCTGGGTGCCGGTTTCCGCGACATGACGAATTAACACGCGTTTCAGGGCTGGCGGCGTTGACCAATAGTGATCTGTCGCCTGTAAGACTACGCCTTCGCCAGCGTTCCAACGCACCAGTTGATACGGCCCAACGCAGGCGGTATGGGTAGAAAGATATTTATGGCCAAAATCGCCATTTATCGCCTCTTTCTCCAGCAATTTGCGATTCTGCAAGGTCGATACGACATTCGCAGCGATCGCCTGTAATACCAAATTGGTTGGATAAGGTTTGTCCAACGTCATGACCAGCGTTCTGTCATCGGGGGCCACGATCGTGCGATCGACATTTTCCTTATTGAAGCCATATTCGGTGATCGCGGCGGCATTGCCGTATCCCAGTTTCACCACGCGCTGCATCGACCAGGCGAGATCGCCCGCCGTGGCGGATGTGCCATCGGGAAATTTCAGATTATCTTGCAGGTGGAAGGTAATCTGTTGATAGTCGGGTGACACGTCCCAACTTTTCGCGATATTAGGAACGACTTTTTTCTCATCCTTAACATCAAACTTGACCAACGAATCACAGGTATTCAGCACGATTTCATTGGTAACGACTTCACCTATCTGAGCCGGATCCCACGTACTAATAGCATCAATATTCCATGCCATCACCAGCGAGTCAGGCGGGGTCGCGGCATTACCCGTTGCGCTGATGATCCCCGAGAAAATCAGTGCTGTCGTCATGGTATTCAGTTTTATCATTGAACGATCCTCAGCGTAATGGAGAAGGGATTAAAGGTTGTCTGGGCGAGGTTGAATAGGTGGCGTCACCTCCGCCGGAATAGGGCAGCGATAAGGCGTTTCCTGCGTTTGTTCGGCGTGCGCCTGCTTCACTTGCGCCAGCAGTATTTCGTCGGTCAGCATGTCGACCGCGGTGGCGGCCATAATTTTGGCAACATGGGCCAGCCCTTTGTGCGCCGCGGGCATTTTCCCTTGTGCGGTAAGTTGCCATGAGTGGCCGGGTGTACCAATCGCCATGGTAGGAACATGGGCTTGCACGGTGGGGATCACCCAACTGACATCGCCAACGTCGGTAGATCCGATCATGGTTTCGCCATGGACATCCAATGGAATAATGTAATCGCTGAGCGGTGTTAATTCGGCTGGTTTCATGCCCGCGCGGCGATAGTCACTGGCAATCTCTTCCGGGCTTAATGTGGCCTGAATCTCTGCCGCGAAAGCTCTGTCGGCATCATCAAATGGCACGGGACCGAGCGCATCGAAGTTACGCTGCATAGTCTCTTCAAGCGGCCGGTTACCCAACAGATTAGAGACGGCGCTCATAATACTGATTTCCACCTGAGTATCCGTCATCATGGCAGCGCCCTTCGCCACCCGTTTGACCCGCTCGTTCAGGTCAAACATGGCGTGAACATCCCGGGCGCGAATCGCATAGCGAACCGCCGCTTTAGCCTGTACAACATTCGGCGCAATACCGCCAGAATCCAGCATGGCATAGTGGATACGGCTATCCTGCGGTACGTGTTCACGCAGAAATTGAACGCCGACGTTCATTAATTCTACGGCATCCAGCGCGCTTCGCCCCAGATGAGGCGAGGCAGCGGCATGCGAAGCGCGCCCGGTAAAATGGAAATCCATCCGAGTGTTGGCGAGAGAAAGCGGTTTTGCCACTTCATGATGTGGGCTTGGATGCCAGGTAATGGCAATGTCCACGCCGTCAAAGGCGCCAGCGCGAACCATAAAAGATTTGGCGGCCCCGCCCTCTTCTGCCGGGCAGCCGTAATAGCGTACCCGTCCCGGTCGGCCGGTTTTCTCCAACCATTCTTTGATAGCTACAGCGGCCAGCATCGCCGCCGCGCCTAATAGATTATGACCGCAGCCATGTCCGTTACCATTGCCCGGTAGTGGAGAAGGTTTGGCAACGCCAGATGCCTGACTCAATCCCGGTAAGGCGTCATACTCGCCCAAAATTGCAATGAGTGGACCACCGTCACCCGCTTCACCCATCACGGCGGTGGGAATATCGGCGACGTTCTCGGTCACGCGGAAACCCTGTTTCTTCAGCATGGCCGTGTGCTCAGCGACCGAACGATATTCCTTGTAGCAAATCTCCGGCATGCCCCAAACACGATCGCTCAGATCGCAGAATTCGGCCTTATTGTCATCCACCCATTTCCAGACTAACTCTTTATTTTGCATGGTTATCCTCAAAATTGATCGTTTGATGGAGCGATGGGCGCATCAGTCCCCGGAGATCCTCAGAATGCGATAAAAATAAGCGGCAATGCCAATGAGCAATTCACACGCCCCATTCCAAAAATTCATAGTTTGGCGTCAATTCTGGCGGTGAATGTTACGGCGTCCTGTGTGTCCTTGGCGTTTACAGTAGCGCCGTACTCGGCACGCGATGAGAAGGCTCGAATCGGAAAAGTTGACCGGATTGATTCACATGACCTGAGGCCGGAATCGGAACGATGATGAGAAACGACCGATATTATCCAACGGCCAGTTCTGGGAGGACAGCATCCGCAGCTAATCGCCAGAATATTTCTCCCTGATGGTTACGTAGCACTGGCTGTCGATATAAACGTATATCCAACGGAACATCCCAGTGGCTACTGCCTGCGCGCACTAAATCACCACTGATTAGCTCCTCTTTTATCAGACTTTCCGGCAACCAGGCGACGCCGCTGCCCGCCAGCGCCATGGCTTTAAGGTTTATCGACATACTGTTCTCATACATTGTCTCCAGCGGTAGCGGTTTGACGATAAGCATCTGTGTGAGGGCATGAGCAAAAAACGAGTGCTTGCCGTAGCTTAACCAGGGGATTTTCTTGCGAGAGAAG contains:
- a CDS encoding MmgE/PrpD family protein; translated protein: MTVIETIAAWCMSKTPFSQAARQLACDAIIDTLACLYAGRDNVSSRAVQRAWATYQPVPPAVCALINGTAAHAIDYDDNFGPGMSHASAVLVPALLAMALAEKRSGADLIEAYLIGLQAQAFVGSVVSSSHYTAGWHGTSTVGCIGTAAGVAWLKGLDEQGIARTLSIAVSLASGVKGQFGTPLKPFHAGMAARNAVDAVELAATGMSGRLDIIEGEQGFYQLFAGKRFQPETTELWLTPSPHVIETVGVLPKKYPCCGSTHRILDAISDLQELHAFSADDVVEVEAKVGIANRRNLAYPLPQNEMQARFSLPYCVSVLLDKGTLSVADFTPEHVARQAVADKLSRVSMASWSESEEEKGENLPHIVTITLQDGRKLSARRLHAKGDISEPFSAAERRRKFADCCADLVDANALYQRLTLIEHEPSLAFLRVMMV
- a CDS encoding ABC transporter ATP-binding protein yields the protein MNVPASQRSVEVVDLNIAFGEGINRRQVVSDVSFILTEGESYGLIGESGCGKSTILRALAGLNSDYQGAILFNNREQHPIRDKPFYRQVQMVFQDPYASLHPRKMVYSTLREPLQLHKLDRHEERISDALSAVGLSDAFRYRYPHQLSGGQRQRVAIARALITEPSVLLLDEPTSALDVSVQAEILNLLAGMRQRRKLTYLMVTHDLAVVTHLCQRVAMMYQGRLLEELSAEALRRGEVREEYTRHFLAASEA
- a CDS encoding ABC transporter ATP-binding protein; translated protein: MNDILLDVQNLNLVFSGSQQDNHAVRDVSFQVGREKVAIVGESGSGKSQTCRALLKLTPKLGRITAKAIRFGEIDLLNASEKQMRTIRGNRISMILQDPKFSLNPLMRIGNQITEAYRLHTRVSYKIAREKALAMLASVHIRDCEYVFERYPHEISGGMGQRVMIAMMLIPEPDLIIADEPTSALDVTVRQQVLSILDEQLARRNTGLLFITHDLNLVSRFCDRVLVMYAGRVVEEILASRLHQARHPYTQALLASQPQLHNPVETLSVPTRDPDWLTGPSYRNGEIL
- a CDS encoding ABC transporter permease; this encodes MTDLTNKPHTGRVPSSLRRWLNAPVPTTPYQARMQQIWMQWHRFCANHSALFGLLILLAIAFVALFAPWLASHDIYSQDLANRLQPPSGENWLGTDELGRDVYSRLLYGARITLYIAGLTAIIITPLGLVVGTTAGYLGGWVDTLLMRLVDIFLAFPSLILALAFVAALGPGIENAIIAISLSSWPPIARLARAETLSIRKMDYIAAVRLQGASSWHIILFHIIPMCLPSVVVRVTLNMAAIILTAAGLGFLGLGAQAPSPEWGAMLASGREFMLNNGWIATIPGLAILFTSLAFNLLGDGLRDVMDLRHE
- a CDS encoding ABC transporter permease, giving the protein MSQVFSPHPITLVWAQRYHRLMRLIKGMISLFCTLLGLAALTFFIGRLLPIDPVVAVIGDNASQEAYDTMYRQLGLDQPLWKQFIDYLWQLAHLDFGIALTTSHPVAQDIARVFPATLELATLAAIVGTGLGIPAGVLSAMYRNSWFDHLIRFIGLLSYSTPHFWLGLMGLLLFYASLGWIGGPGRIDFIYEFDLQPVTGFWLIDSALANNWPMFRNVFSHIVLPASILGLSSLAYISRMTRSFMIEQLSQEYMITARVKGLSWARCVWIHALRNIAVPTLTVVALSWAWLLEGAVLTETVFAWPGFGRYLTNALLAGDMNAVVGCALLTGAIFIALNLICDLLYRLFDPRTRQEDQ
- a CDS encoding ABC transporter substrate-binding protein; amino-acid sequence: MIKLNTMTTALIFSGIISATGNAATPPDSLVMAWNIDAISTWDPAQIGEVVTNEIVLNTCDSLVKFDVKDEKKVVPNIAKSWDVSPDYQQITFHLQDNLKFPDGTSATAGDLAWSMQRVVKLGYGNAAAITEYGFNKENVDRTIVAPDDRTLVMTLDKPYPTNLVLQAIAANVVSTLQNRKLLEKEAINGDFGHKYLSTHTACVGPYQLVRWNAGEGVVLQATDHYWSTPPALKRVLIRHVAETGTQRLLLTQGDVDVARDLSADDLKTLDESGKVNVEKVLKPQLFFWTFNNEDPIFKNEKVRLAMRYLIDYDGLAKNVMPYLGVPRASFAQIGAFGALDERQGQPFKLDLDKAKQLLSEAGYPDGFTSSVIFGTLPHSAPIAQSIQQNAAKIGVTLKLERMANAQLFSRARGREFSSAMMAWQTSVPDAHGNASRLVFNPDNRKEARATQYPSWRAAFYSAELNQKVEAALLEPDETQRIEKYAALQRDVMNQGPMAIMFQMYNTAGINPAIKNWTWNGFRVWYGAASK
- a CDS encoding M20 family metallopeptidase produces the protein MQNKELVWKWVDDNKAEFCDLSDRVWGMPEICYKEYRSVAEHTAMLKKQGFRVTENVADIPTAVMGEAGDGGPLIAILGEYDALPGLSQASGVAKPSPLPGNGNGHGCGHNLLGAAAMLAAVAIKEWLEKTGRPGRVRYYGCPAEEGGAAKSFMVRAGAFDGVDIAITWHPSPHHEVAKPLSLANTRMDFHFTGRASHAAASPHLGRSALDAVELMNVGVQFLREHVPQDSRIHYAMLDSGGIAPNVVQAKAAVRYAIRARDVHAMFDLNERVKRVAKGAAMMTDTQVEISIMSAVSNLLGNRPLEETMQRNFDALGPVPFDDADRAFAAEIQATLSPEEIASDYRRAGMKPAELTPLSDYIIPLDVHGETMIGSTDVGDVSWVIPTVQAHVPTMAIGTPGHSWQLTAQGKMPAAHKGLAHVAKIMAATAVDMLTDEILLAQVKQAHAEQTQETPYRCPIPAEVTPPIQPRPDNL